ctctagtaaccactaatgtgttctctttctccataaGGTGTCACTCTTTGGATAGGTGAAGCTTAATTTTTTGAAATCAAGGAAAAGTGAATTTCAGAAAACCAGGAGAGTCTTCGGAGTAGTGGGTACTTTACAAAGGATAAAAACTGAaccaggggggctggccccgtggccgagtggttaagttcgcgcgctccgctgcaggtggcccagcgtttcgtcggttcgaatcctgggcgcggacatggcactgctcatcagaccacgctgaggcagcgtcccacatgccacaactagaagaacccacaacgaagaatacacaactatgtaccggggggctttggggagaaaaaggaaaaaataaaatctttaaaaaaaaaaaaaaaaaactgaaccaGGCATCAGGACACCTGGTGTCCACCACTTgcagtgtgaccttgaggaaaTCATGACGCAGAGGGTCTCACGTTGTCATCAGCACAATGatgaatggaaatataaaatacctGGGTCTCCGGTCTAGCTCTGATTTCAGGAGCCACAGAAAAATTGACTTTCTTTacgtcaattttatttctttttcttctgctctaGCTGATGCAGTTATATGTCCAGCTGCTCTTACTGATGCGACACAGTTCCTCTTCATCAGTGAAGCTCTCTACAAGCTACAGCTTCAGAGATTTAATGCACCACCAGAAGCCGTTGAGGCCAAGTTGCAAGTGAAGAGATGCACGGATAAGATATCCCTTGGGAACAGAGTGTTACTTACAAAAGCATGGGTAATTTCTTTCTTCTAGGTACATAGAGGCTTCTGCTCATGTGAACAGCCAGGATGGAGGTTAGGGTACTGTTCTTGGGGCACAGGTGGTGGAAGCAGTGCCGCGCTGGTCATCTCTGATAGGGTGACCCAAGGCCACAGGTTGGA
This sequence is a window from Equus caballus isolate H_3958 breed thoroughbred chromosome 12, TB-T2T, whole genome shotgun sequence. Protein-coding genes within it:
- the LOC100629823 gene encoding secretoglobin family 1D member gives rise to the protein MRLSLPVLLVTLALCYYEADAVICPAALTDATQFLFISEALYKLQLQRFNAPPEAVEAKLQVKRCTDKISLGNRVLLTKAWVKVILKCGYIDLSKILS